From the Neoarius graeffei isolate fNeoGra1 chromosome 1, fNeoGra1.pri, whole genome shotgun sequence genome, one window contains:
- the LOC132889610 gene encoding E3 ubiquitin-protein ligase TRIM39-like: protein MASSSSVLSEDQLQCSICLDVFTDPVSTPCGHNFCMICLKEFWDSSSHCQCPVCKEEFHKRPQLRVNTFISELAAPFKKAVQVKSSSATEKPTQSVVLCDVCCEKKCAAVKSCLICMASYCKTHLEPHERVSSLKKHKLMDPVENLEDYICLKHERPLELFCRDDQMCVCQFCTEGEHRTHSTVPIEEESGEKKTELGKTQVEVQQMIQERVKKIEEIRHSVELNKKNTEKEKADSVKVFSALMRCIERSQTELLKVMEEKQKAAEMQAEEFIKELEQEITELKRRNTELEQISHTEDHLHFLQIYPSLCSPPHTQDWTDVTINPQLSEETLRRALSQLQETLSEEMQKVEEINLKRIQQYAVDVTLDPDTVNPSLILSDDGKQVTCGDKRQNLPDNPERFDLCVCVLGKEGFSSGRFYYEVQVRGKTEWTLGVARESINRKGEITVSPEDGYWCVKLRNKTKYKALESPSVPLSLKQAPQKVGVFVDYEEGLISFYDVDAKSHIYSFTGQNFTEKLYPYFSPSLNFGRKNSAPLIICPVNKI from the exons ATGGCTTCCTCCAGCAGTGTCCTGAGTGAAGATCAGCTCCAGTGCTCCATCTGCCTGGATGTGTTCACTGATCCAGTCTCGACTCCATGTGGACACAACTTCTGTATGATCTGTCTCAAAGAGTTCTGGGACAGCAGTTCACACTGTCAGTGTCCAGTGTGTAAAGAGGAATTCCATAAACGACCTCAACTACGTGTGAATACGTTCATCTCTGAACTTGCTGCTCCATTTAAGAAGGCAGTTCAGGTGAAATCCAGCAGCGCTACAGAAAAACCCACACAATCTGTGGTGCTCTGTGACGTCTGCTGTGAAAAGAAATGTGCAGCCGTGAAGTCCTGCCTGATCTGTATGGCCTCTTACTGCAAGACTCACCTGGAACCTCATGAGAGAGTTTCTTCATTAAAGAAGCACAAACTGATGGATCctgtggagaacctggaggactacATCTGCCTGAAGCACGAGAGACCCCTGGAGCTGTTCTGTAGAGAcgaccagatgtgtgtgtgtcagttctgtACTGAGGGAGAACACAGAACTCACAGCACTGTTCCTATAGAGGAGGAGAGTGGAGAGAAAAAG ACTGAGTTGGGAAAGACACAAGTGGAAGTTCAGCAGATGATCCAGGAGCGAGTGAAGAAGATTGAGGAAATCAGACACTCTGTAGAACTCAATAAA AAAAacacagagaaggagaaagcagACAGTGTGAAGGTCTTCAGTGCTCTGATGCGCTGCATTGAGAGAAGTCAGACTGAGCTGCTTAAGGTGATGGAGGAGAAGCAGAAAGCAGCAGAGATGCAGGCTGAAGAGTTCATTAAAGAGCTGGAGCAGGAAATCACTGAGCTAAAGAGGAGaaacactgagctggagcagatcTCACACACTGAGGATCACCTCCACTTCCTACAG ATTTACCCGTCACTGTGCAGTCCTCCACACACCCAGGACTGGACTGACGTCACAATTAACCCTCAACTGAGTGAGGAGACTCTGAGGAGAGCTCTGTCTCAGCTTCAGGAAACTCTCAGTGAGGAAATGCAGAAGGTTGAAGAGATTA ACCTGAAGAGAATTCAACAATATGCAG TGGATGTGACTCTGGATCCTGATACAGTGAATCCTTCTCTCATCCTGTCTGATGATGGGAAACAAGTTACATGTGGAGACAAGAGACAGAATCTCCCTGATAACCCAGAGAGGTTTGAtctttgtgtctgtgtgctgGGAAAGGAGGGATTCTCCTCAGGGAGATTTTACTATGAGGTGCAGGTCAGAGGGAAGACTGAGTGGACTTTAGGAGTGGCCAGAGAGTCCATTAACAGGAAAGGGGAGATTACAGTCAGTCCTGAAGATGGATACTGGTGTGTGAAGCTGAGGAATAAGACTAAATATAAGGCTCTGGAATCTCCCTCTGTCCCCCTCTCCTTGAAACAGGCTCCTCAGAAGGTGGGGGTGTTTGTGGATTATGAGGAGGGTCTGATCTCCTTCTATGATGTTGATGCAAAATCTCACATCTACTCTTTCACTGGTCAGAATTTCACTGAGAAACTTTATCCGTACTTCAGCCCCAGTCTCAATTTTGGACGTAAAAATTCAGCACCACTGATCATCTGCCCTGTTAATAAGATCTAA